From one Mercenaria mercenaria strain notata unplaced genomic scaffold, MADL_Memer_1 contig_2143, whole genome shotgun sequence genomic stretch:
- the LOC128552198 gene encoding uncharacterized protein K02A2.6-like — MTYFNPKAETELIVDASPVGIAAIMLQNGKVVCYASKSLTDVEKRYSQTERENLAIVWAIEHWHIYLYGHSFTLISDAKALEHIYANPKSKPPARLERWRMRLQAYDFRVKYRSGESNMSDYLSRHPDAASSKQSKQSKHAEEHISFIAHHCVPKAVTMKEIISATRDDSDLQTVISNVKSSKWTKSQNSVIDTFARCKNALTVVYLEDGEILLHESKLVIPKSLQDKVINIAHEGHQGIVKTKQLLREKVYFPGIDKQVEKKCKSCIPCLAATKTNSSEPLNMSEMPEYTFQHVSLDFAGPFPNGKYFLVLTDEYSRFPIVEIINSTSSKTVIPVLDKIFSEFGICEVLKSDNGPPMNGHEFAQFANNMGFKHRKITPLWPQANGECERFMRSIGKAIRASHAQGTSWKQDMYSYLRNYRATPHASTNISPAELFYGRSINIKIPSVQKPSKQGDKHKKARQSDKKAKQKMKSYTDTRRHAKPSNLKIGDTVLVKQKKDNKLTPPFDPRPYEIISKKGTMITAKREDKQITRNSSEFKNVENPPALPSSS; from the coding sequence ATGACATACTTCAATCCAAAAGCCGAAACTGAATTAATAGTCGATGCCAGTCCAGTTGGAATTGCAGCAATTATGCTTCAGAATGGCAAAGTTGTCTGCTATGCTAGCAAGTCACTTACTGACGTAGAAAAACGTTATTCCCAAACAGAACGAGAAAATCTAGCCATTGTCTGGGCTATTGAACATTGGCATATCTATTTGTATGGACATTCATTCACTTTAATCAGTGATGCCAAAGCACTCGAACATATTTACGCGAATCCTAAGTCGAAACCACCTGCAAGACTTGAACGTTGGAGAATGAGACTACAGGCTTATGATTTTCGTGTGAAATACAGATCTGGAGAATCAAACATGTCCGATTATTTGAGTCGACATCCAGATGCTGCCAGttcaaaacaatcaaaacaatcaaaacatGCGGAAGAACACATCTCATTCATTGCTCACCATTGTGTTCCGAAGGCAGTAACAATGAAGGAAATTATAAGTGCAACGCGCGATGACAGTGATTTACAAACAGTCATATCAAATGTCAAAAGTTCGAAGTGGACAAAATCGCAAAACAGTGTAATTGATACATTTGCAAGATGCAAAAATGCTCTGACAGTAGTTTATCTTGAAGATGGTGAAATATTACTTCATGAATCAAAGCTCGTGATACCAAAATCATTACAAGATAAGGTAATTAATATAGCTCATGAAGGACATCAGGGTATTGTGAAAACGAAACAGCTATTACGCGAAAAAGTGTATTTTCCGGGAATAGATAAGCAAGtcgaaaagaaatgcaaaagTTGCATACCATGCCTTGCTGCAACGAAAACAAATTCGTCAGAACCATTGAATATGAGTGAAATGCCGGAATATACATTTCAGCATGTTAGCTTGGATTTTGCAGGACCTTTTCCGAATGGGAAATACTTCCTTGTTCTGACAGACGAATATTCAAGGTTTCCAATAGTAGAAATTATTAACTCAACCTCTTCAAAGACAGTCATTCCTGTATTAGACAAGATATTCTCAGAATTTGGAATTTGCGAAGTTCTAAAATCAGATAATGGTCCGCCAATGAATGGACACGAATTTGCACAATTTGCGAATAATATGGGATTCAAACATAGAAAAATTACTCCATTATGGCCGCAAGCGAATGGTGAATGTGAACGTTTCATGCGATCGATAGGTAAAGCAATACGCGCATCTCATGCTCAGGGTACATCTTGGAAACAAgacatgtattcatatttacGAAATTACCGTGCTACACCACATGCTTCCACAAACATTTCACCAGCTGAATTGTTTTATGGACgttcaataaacatcaaaataccGAGTGTTCAAAAACCTTCAAAACAAGGAGACAAACATAAGAAAGCAAGACAATCTGACAAAAAGGCTAAGCAAAAAATGAAGTCTTATACTGATACTAGACGTCATGCAAAACCATCAAATCTGAAAATTGGTGACACAGTACTTGTCAAACAAAAGAAGGACAATAAACTTACACCACCATTTGACCCGCGTCCGTATGAAATCATTTCTAAAAAAGGAACAATGATTACAGCAAAACGCGAGGACAAGCAAATTACTAGAAATTCATCAGAATTCAAAAACGTAGAAAATCCACCAGCGttaccatcatcatcatga